A stretch of Natronococcus sp. CG52 DNA encodes these proteins:
- a CDS encoding aminopeptidase, translated as MDARIREHAEIIANHSVDLQVGDNVVVDAHPVAEDLVVALHEVIGDHGANPITTSQRTGKRQQRAYLRAADPDFETPEHELALIENTDVYIAIRASDNVTQTSDVEPETQAAYQQAHQPILEERLSTRWCLTQYPAPANAQLAEMSTEGYENFVWDAVNKDWDEQRDHQSNMVEIMNPAEEIRIVSGDTTDVTMSIDGNPTLNDYGEHNLPGGEVFTAPEPDSVEGEVLFDMPLYHQGREITNVSLEFEGGEVVSHSAAKNEDVLTEVLETDAGARRLGELGIGMNRDIDRFTYNMLFDEKMGDTVHMAVGRAYDDTVGEGNEANDSAVHVDMIVDMSEDSFIEVDGEVVQRNGTFRFEDGFEE; from the coding sequence ATGGACGCACGTATCCGGGAACACGCCGAGATCATCGCGAACCACTCCGTCGACCTCCAGGTGGGGGATAACGTCGTCGTCGACGCACACCCCGTCGCCGAGGACCTGGTCGTCGCCCTCCACGAGGTGATCGGCGACCACGGCGCCAACCCGATCACGACCAGCCAGCGAACCGGGAAGCGCCAGCAGCGCGCCTACCTCCGGGCGGCCGACCCCGATTTCGAGACGCCCGAGCACGAACTCGCGCTCATCGAAAACACCGACGTCTACATCGCCATCCGGGCGAGCGACAACGTCACCCAGACCAGCGACGTCGAGCCCGAGACGCAGGCGGCCTACCAGCAGGCTCACCAACCCATCCTCGAGGAGCGGCTCTCGACGCGCTGGTGTCTCACTCAGTACCCGGCGCCGGCGAACGCCCAGCTCGCGGAGATGAGCACGGAGGGCTACGAGAACTTCGTCTGGGACGCCGTCAACAAGGACTGGGACGAACAGCGCGACCACCAGTCGAACATGGTCGAGATCATGAATCCCGCCGAGGAGATCCGGATCGTTAGCGGCGACACCACGGACGTCACGATGTCGATCGACGGCAACCCGACGCTCAACGACTACGGCGAGCACAACCTCCCCGGCGGCGAGGTCTTCACCGCACCCGAACCCGACTCCGTCGAGGGCGAGGTGCTGTTCGACATGCCGCTGTACCACCAGGGACGGGAGATCACGAACGTCTCCCTCGAGTTCGAGGGCGGCGAGGTCGTCTCCCACTCGGCCGCGAAGAACGAGGACGTCCTGACGGAGGTGCTCGAGACCGACGCGGGCGCCCGCCGACTGGGCGAACTCGGGATCGGGATGAACCGCGACATCGACCGGTTTACCTACAACATGCTGTTCGACGAGAAGATGGGCGACACCGTCCACATGGCCGTCGGCCGCGCCTACGACGATACCGTCGGCGAGGGCAACGAGGCCAACGACTCCGCAGTTCACGTCGACATGATCGTCGACATGAGCGAGGATTCGTTCATCGAAGTCGACGGCGAAGTGGTG